The segment ATGAGTACGATGTTCTTGCCACGCCCAACCTGAACGGCGACTATCTCTCCGATGCCGCCGCGGCGCAGGTGGGCGGACTCGGCATGGCCGCCGGCGCCAACATGAGCAACTATGTGGCGCTATTCGAGGCGACTCACGGCACGGCGCCGAAGTACGCGGACAAAGACGTCATCAACCCCGGCTCGCTGATCCTCTCGGCGGTGATGATGCTCGAGTACATGGGCTGGGACGAGGCCGCGAAACTGATCGATTCCGGCTTGCAGAAGACGATCGACAACAAGACGGTCACTTATGATCTCGAACGCCAGATGACCGGCGCCCGCAAAGTGGGCACGTCGGAATTTGCGACCGAGATCATAAAGAATATGTAACCTTGGTGGCCCACTGCTTGCGGTGGGGTTCTCAAACGTGCCCGGCAGATGCCCTCATCTGCCGGGTTCCGCTACCGCAATCGGCACACGCTTCATCGAAACCGTGGCGGTTTGGACTGTCACCCTGAGCCCGTCGAAGGGTGACGTTGCCACGCGGCGAAGCTCTATGGATATGGTCGGCAGGCCTCCGTGCCTGCCGAATCACCCTGCGGCAGGGCTGGAGACCTGCCGATCAGTGGCACGGTCGGGATTGAACCACGTGCTCGGCAGATGTCCTCATCTGCCGGGTTTCGTTGCCGCGTCGGACGCATCGCAGGTCGAAACCCCTGCGGTTTCGACATTGTGTCAGAAGAAATCCCCCTGGTGTTTTTCGCGTATCACTTGCTTGGCACGCTTCAGAGTCCCACGTGTGTCCGGCAGGTCGGGTAACTTGTCATTGAACAGATCGTCAATGGTTACTATCTGGAGAACGGGGAATTCCCGATCGTGCCCCGGTAGTTTCCACTTGCCGAGTGTAGTGGCATCCCGTTTCATGCCCGACGTGGGCGGCTGTAGAGCCACCAAAAGACCCAGCGGGGCTTTCTCCCGCTGCAGGACGGCGGCCAAAGCACGGACGTCTCGTGGCGAATATTTGCCGCCTTTTACCTCGATTATGATCTTGTGAAACTTCTTCTCGTAGTCTTGGAAATAGAGAAATCCGTCAATGCCGGTATCTCCGCCGCCTGTGCTCTTGTATGGCTGGCCGCCAAGGAACGAAACCGCCCAGGCCTCAAATTGGAATGGCGACTGCTCAAAGAGAGCCTTGGCGTCGTCTGTCGACTTCGGTTCCCCGATGACTTGAAATTTGCAGTCGTGAAAATGTTCCGCAATTCGTTTCTTTATGAGAGCCACGGCAAGAAACGTAATATCAATGCCGATCCACTTGCGGTGGAGCTTTTCTGCCGCTGCAATGGTTGTCCCGCACCCACAGAAGGGATCGAGAACGGTGGCACCTTCTTCAGATGCCGCCCCTACAATTCTTTCAAGGAGCGCGAGTGGCTTTTGTGTCGGGAAACCGAGTGTCTCGGCGTGCGATCCGTGAAGGTGTTCAATGTCATCCCAGATGTCCGTAATGATCGTACCTTCCATTTCGTCCAGATAGCGCTTATATCGCGGCACCCCACCCTTCTCCGGAATAACAACTCGACCGGCTTTCCACTCACGAGTCATTCTGTCTTTGGTCCAACGCCACACACGGACGATGCCACTCTTGGGAGGAAACTCGTAAGTTAGGTTCGGGCGGTCTTTATTAGGATTGGTCAAATCACCAAGTGTATAAGCTCTCCCAGTTCCTTCCTCGACAAACTTGTAGAACTTCTCGACGTAGTCCGGATCGTGCGGGCGGAATTGGGTGTCGAAGAAGGCTGTCTTGCCCTTATTGTAGAAGAAAATCACGTCGTGGGAACTTGGAAAACGTGTGTATGCATGACCCTTAGGCTGAGACCGTTTCCAGATGATCTCGTTCTTAAACGACTCTATGCCGAAAACTTGATCCAAGAGTAGCTTGAGGTAGTGGCTTGCAGTGGGATCGCAATGGAGGAAGAGTGAACCAGTGGACTTCAGTACGCGGCGTAACTCGAACAGCCGGATGGCCATCATGGTTATATACGCCATCATGTCAGTCGGGCCCATGAATTCACGAAAAGCGCGGAGCATTTCCTTTAACTCGACCGGATAGTCTCCGCCAAGCATTTCATCATATGCCGCCTGAGCATCTTCTGTCCAGTGCCAGGAATCTTCAAAGGCCTGGATCTGGGAGGCGGCCTGCTTACCAGTCTTGTCCTGAAAAAACACGTTGTAGGCCCGATTGGAGTTGAATGGCGGGTCCAGATAGACGAGATCAACCGATTCGTCCGGGATGTGATGCCGGAGAATCTCGAGATTGTCTCCGAAGTACAGTGTATTCGTTAAAGCCACCAGAGCTCTCCGCTTGTGTGCGAAACCATTATAACGATATGGCAGCGGCTACAGCGACGCAACAAAAAGAGGGGAACCGGCGCCATGTCGAAACCGCAGGGGTTTCGACCTACGATTCCCCCACCCGCACTCCCCCCTTGCATGATTTGCCCCACCCGATATATTTAACCCAGAAGGGCACCACCTTCCACCCATAGCAGGATGAATATAAAGCGGCGCCGCCGGACCGGCTCTCTGGCCCAGCAGCGCCTAAGATGGGTGATTCCGTGTGGTCGAGCCGAACCGCCTTGTTGAGTTTAAGCGCCCCAAGCTCGTGGCCTCGGCCGGCCCACGGGATCAACCCTTAGTGTGACATCCCGCGTCTGAAAACCGGCCGTTGCCTCGGGACCGAATCATTAGACAACGTGTCCCAGGGCAGAGAATCCCCGGGCACCGTGTCCGGCCAGACCGTGTCCCGACAGGTGTCGGGCCAGATTGTGTCCCACCACGGCAGGGTATCCCACCAGGGGAGCGTATCCCACGGCAGGGTGTCCCAGGGGAGAGTGTCCCACGGGAGCGTGTCCCACCACGGAGTCGTGTCCCCGGGGACGGTATCCCAGGGCAACGTGTCCCACGGGAGGGTATCCCACCACGGAAGCGTATCCCACCAGGGAATGGTATCCCAGGGGAGGGTATCCGGCCAGATTGTGTCCCAGTGGACCGTATCCGGCGGGATCGTATCCCAGGGAAGAGTGTCCCACGAACAGGTGTCACAGGGGAGCGTGTCTCTGGGAAGGGTATCGGTCGGAACCGTGTCTCCGGGCGGGATAGTGTCGTTGGGAGGACAACTGTCACAGGGCAGGGTGTCACCCGACGGCGGATCGTTGTTCGGAGTGCCGTCGGTGTCGCTGTCCGTCACCCGCGGAACCAGCGTCTGTGGACCCACGCTGTCGGACGAGCGGGAACACCCGAATACGAGGATCGAGACTGCTGACAGGGCGGCGAGAACGAGACAGACAAAGCAACGTCGCATGCAGTACCTCCGAAAGCTAAAGGTTTCGGCGCCGGGCCCGCTTACCCAAGTCGCCTTCAACTGTCGTTAGCTGTGGAAGTCTGTGCGTTGCTCCTTTGTCACCGTACGATATGAACTATTCACATTGCCGGTCACACACCGGCGAGGGTTTGAGGGTAATATAGATGGTTGATTGGCGGTGTCAATAGTTTTGACGAAACTCCTACCCGTTCGGTGGGTACAGGATTCGAGCCGAGCTACTCCAATTCGATCGGCGCGGTTCTACCCCTGCCGCTTGGCGTCACGGCAGGCGCGGAGGCCTGCCGAGCGAACGGTTTCGCGTGCCTACTTACAACGAGTTGGCGAAAACAGGCTGACGTAATCCTGATCGGGTACCGAATCTCTCAGTGCGGCTGCCCTGGCTAATGCGGTGTCTACAGCCAGTATGCGCTTGAGGTACATGTCGGCCGCCAAGGCATTCTTGGCGCGGTGGTGGCCCTCGGCGAGCTCGCAGTCGTCGCGAAGGCGGGAGCGAAGAAGGCGCTTTTCGTCGTCGCTCAGGCCGCCCGCCAGCTTTTTTTGCACATGGTCCAGGCACTGGCTGATCTGGCTCTGAACAAACCGGTTCTCCAGGTTGGGGCAGAAGATCCGCTCGAAAAAGAGCAGCGCGTCAAAGCAAAGCCGGTTGTCAAGAGCCTCAATCCCCTTGGCGAGGATTTCGGCGTCCTGACGAGTGGCCGGGGTGAGGCTTGCTTTGTCCTTCGACTGCACCGGCAAGTCGGGATGGCGCAGAGTATAGCGGCAGACTGCGTCGTAGGGCGAAACCTCTACGACCATGATGTCGGCAACCTCGAGCTGACCTTTGTACTTGTTCTTGCGCCAGGCCACGCCGCTCATGCCGCTGTCAATACCATTGATATAGCCGGCGCCGATGATCAGTTCGCCTGATACAAGCCCGGTGGCGCGATCAACTGACCCGCTGCGAACCAGCAAAAGGCGAAAATCATCCGCCGACGCGGACGAAGCCATGACTAATACTGTCGCCAGCAGAATGCCGACGTAACACCTGCTGCGTCCCGGCGGCGCTGCAGGAAACCGACAGTCCATCTCGGTACCCTCGGGGACCATTGTCCCTCACGTGCCCATCACAACTAATATAGATCGGCTGGGCCGCCATGCAACTATAACTTCGCGGCTT is part of the Candidatus Zixiibacteriota bacterium genome and harbors:
- a CDS encoding DNA methyltransferase; translation: MALTNTLYFGDNLEILRHHIPDESVDLVYLDPPFNSNRAYNVFFQDKTGKQAASQIQAFEDSWHWTEDAQAAYDEMLGGDYPVELKEMLRAFREFMGPTDMMAYITMMAIRLFELRRVLKSTGSLFLHCDPTASHYLKLLLDQVFGIESFKNEIIWKRSQPKGHAYTRFPSSHDVIFFYNKGKTAFFDTQFRPHDPDYVEKFYKFVEEGTGRAYTLGDLTNPNKDRPNLTYEFPPKSGIVRVWRWTKDRMTREWKAGRVVIPEKGGVPRYKRYLDEMEGTIITDIWDDIEHLHGSHAETLGFPTQKPLALLERIVGAASEEGATVLDPFCGCGTTIAAAEKLHRKWIGIDITFLAVALIKKRIAEHFHDCKFQVIGEPKSTDDAKALFEQSPFQFEAWAVSFLGGQPYKSTGGGDTGIDGFLYFQDYEKKFHKIIIEVKGGKYSPRDVRALAAVLQREKAPLGLLVALQPPTSGMKRDATTLGKWKLPGHDREFPVLQIVTIDDLFNDKLPDLPDTRGTLKRAKQVIREKHQGDFF